The Candidatus Zixiibacteriota bacterium genome includes a window with the following:
- a CDS encoding TIGR04076 family protein: protein MSKRHDVKVTLVSQLGKCPAGHKVGDEFIVGRHTPAGICLGAFGSLLPFITTLRYGGSFPWEKTEGEGTFCCPDPKVVNTFKLERLP from the coding sequence CACGCTGGTCTCGCAGTTGGGGAAATGCCCCGCCGGACATAAAGTCGGTGATGAGTTTATCGTCGGCCGACATACCCCGGCCGGAATCTGTCTGGGAGCATTCGGTTCGTTGTTGCCGTTTATCACGACGCTGCGCTACGGCGGGTCGTTCCCCTGGGAAAAGACCGAGGGCGAGGGAACGTTTTGTTGTCCCGATCCGAAGGTGGTCAACACGTTCAAGCTGGAGCGGCTGCCCTAG